tgatAAGTAGCTTTGCTTTAGCCCAATGTCAGCCATTGCTTAATGTTTGTGAACACTTTTTAAATGAATAAATTGTTTgtgcacacatgcatacacaaaaAAATTAggaataggtatgacagggttCAGGTAGCCAGGAGAGTGCAAATCCTGTAGCAGCTAGCAAAGGTGGGGCCAGAGGCTGAGACTCGACTCTTATGGCCACAAATAGGCAGGTACACCACAtacgtacatttttttttttttttcaacaagtcggccgtctcccaccgaggcagggtgacccaaaaaagaaagaaaatccccaaaaagaaaatactttcatcatcattcaacactttcaccacactcgcacattatcactgtttttcagaggtgctcagaatacaacagtctagaagcatacacatataaagatacacaacatatccctccaaactgccaatatcccaaacccctcctttaaagtgcaggcattgtacttcccatttccaggactcaagtccgactatatgaaaataaccggtttccctgaatcccttcactaaatattaccctgctcacactccaacagatcgtcaggtcccaagtaccattcgtctccattcactcctatctaacatgctcacgtacGCTTGCATACAAACCATATTTATTTTGATAAGTACATTTTAATACTATGcacttttaaagatttttttttaacaggCTTTAGCTTACTAGAACTCCGAAAATTTTAAATTCTGTAGGATTtttgtgttaatttttttttataaagcttTGCATGTATATAAAACTGTAGTTAAGAGTAGAGTCAGGTTATTGTAATAAAAAGTGTAGAATAAACATCTTTGATATGATAAGAGACATTCAAATGAACTAGTTTTATGTATAATTTTTAACCtcggtatatttttttttttttaaatgctagAATAGGTTTTGCATTTTAATTTTGTTTTGACCTGTAAGTAGgaatgagagggaagagagattgAAAGTTAACTGGAATGATTTAAAAAATATTACTAAAATATGTAAAATTATTTTTCCTTTTAGTTCATGGCTTGTATGTAATCCAAATATACCTTTCAGATAGCAGTATAGATGCTCCTCCTGCCTTCACGCCTGCTAAAAAATATTCTGACGTTTCAGGGCTACCAGTAAGTACTGTATCTGATTAGTTATCCTTGCTTACCCACCTGATCATTTCAGATTCAAAAGTAATACTGGAGCTCAATTTTGTTCAGTTTTATTATTTGAATTGTACTCACTTCTGTTTTATAATTCTGTGACAATCTCAGAAACATATGTTATACAGTTAACTTCAGTTCACATTTAATAATTGGCAGTGATTTTAATCTTAGAGCCCCCATGTCTCGAGCTTCTTAAATGGCACATGTTGCTGTTTATTGCCATAAAATATTGGCTTTACATTCACCTTTGTAACCCAGAAATGTGACTCCTAGTTATATCCCTCAgctatataattattacaaaagaagcactaaaccaacaaattattattataatcaaagaaaatactaaaccgacaagggtcatgcacccctgcagggcagaaaatagagctggggctataaacagctaggtggagatgggatcagaggtgagggcaGAAAAGTGCTGGAAGGTATGTTAAgggctatgtgtcaaagttcgtacagtaaagcagttgctgacaaaaagtcaaaaagtgattgtaagtcaaaggcagggctgtctgcaaggagggaagataaggTAAAAGCAGTAGGGCAGCGGCAGCGTTGGAGGTATATTTTGCGAACTCGTTGGTAAAGCGGGCAATCCACAAGAAGGCAAAGAACTGAAATAAGGACCTGACAAACCTCATAGAGAGGAATGGGGTGccattccatgagatacccatgagtaaggcAGGTATGGCTGATGCAGAAATGGGAGAGCACAGTCACCTGAGTATGGCAGcggtggtaagaagatggccacaaacctaaaagcggtTTAATTGAGTGCAGTTTGTTATGGTACATGTCTGACCACCATTGTTGCCAATGGCCACGAAGACAGGCAGAGATGATTGTAAAATAATCcctgaatggaatacctctataggaaaccggaAGATCATGTACCGCTGACCACGCAGTAGCATCCACCTGTTCATTGCAGGGCAGGGAAGAATacaggggtattgggtagcaagagggagaggtatTATTAGTAGGGTTATGCAGTGCAGCCCTCAGCTTATAGCAGAGCTATATATGGTCAAAAGAATTATAACATTATAGATAGTATGCTGTATAATGTGTAGCAGTATATGTACTACAAATCATACATAAAGTACAGTTTTATGTATTTTATATTTTACTCAATTTCATTATTAAGAGAACAATGGTTGAGAGAAAAGGGGATAAGGGGTAGGTTATTGTTGGGCATTCACACATGTACAGATCCTAAATACTGTATAAAGTTCCAGATTAAGTTTACAGAAGAGGATACTGTAAATACATTCACCTACTCCATACTCTTTCCTTCCAATCTGATGTCCAATTTTTCATTGATTTTCCTTCATTaccttactgttttttttttttttatacaatacCAAACTCATCtatcaacctttgcaacttctattCTAAATCTCACAAAAGcctattaatattataatcaaaaccaagtgctGAACCCATAAGGGTTGTAGAGCTGCAGGGTAGTGTGTACTAAAGGTGTAATATGCCTGTTCCGAGACCAGCGAGGGTAAATAGTATAACAGAGGTAGAGGTAGGTGGGGTAGTGAGGAGTGGTAAAGGAAATATGTATAATCAAAATTTGTGTAATAAAgctgttgctgacaaaaagtcaaaggGCAGTCGGTGTCAAGGGTGGGGTTGTTATCGAGGAGGGTCACAAAAGCCTGTATCATTGGcattattgttgttataatcataactaagcattTAACCGGCAAGGGTATACATATCATTGGCAAAATCAGCAGGAGGCAATtttggcaactcccactttgtatcaaGTTAATTACCTTATCATTCAATCCCACACTTTTCTTCATCACTTCAGCATTTACTGCTTTTACATCCCCAGTTGTAAATATGTTAAACcaccatagtgacatcacacataccTATCTAAGTCCTATTTTCACTGGAAAATTATCCCTTTCTCTCCTAGATATCCTGAGTCTCACTCTCATAcaacagcatttaataacatgCTATCTATTCCATAAATTTGAAAGACCTGCCATGTTGTTTACCTATCACATACCTATCTAAGTCCTATTTTCACTGGAAAATTATCCCTTTCTCTCCTAGATatcctaacctgagtctcactctCATAcaacagcatttaataacatgCTATCTATTCCATAAATTTGAAAGACCTGCCATGTTGTTTACCTATCATCATCTCTCTTCTATATGTGATAAATAGTTTCTTACCCTTAGATAAGTACatattcacttatatgcttcaatgtaaatacttatTTTACAAGTCCTCGTTACTTTTTGTTTGACTTGTCAATGGACCAAGtctaactgaaatgccattactTTCTTTTCTCCTAAGTGCAGGTTTTTTGTGTTTTGTAATAGGCTGTTACCTATACGTATTCCTTCCCTTTTAGttgtgaaataataataatataatcatgaGGGAGCACTAAATCCTtagagattatacagcgcctgtggggggacggggtggaaggtattcaggcttaattcagggaactggagcacagatccaattccctagatcaagaacccctcaccagcatcaaggaacctcccttgaagggagttGTGAAAGAAATGACTGATAAATGTATGGGCAGATTAGAAAACTGGTAATTAAACAATGAGTTATAGACTGTACAGTACAGGCAGCTCCAGACTTGGAACTCCCCACTTATGCATGCCCCATTCCCTTTTATTttttttgccaaaaaaaaaaaaaaaaattgtgattttAGTTTGTATTTAGTTTCCAGAACATAACTTAACATAACTTAAAATGAGCTGACTGATGGCAGCTTTTGTGGACAAGTTATATCATAAGTGTCGGGGAGGGAGGTGTCACCTGTGCATATGTATATAAATGACTATTGTGATTTATATGGGAAGTAAAAAATGTTACTCTAAATGGTAATGTTCAGAactttaatttttttatatttttcctttctcctacAGGCTAAATATACTGATCCTTTAACCAAACTTAGATTTGCTGATGCATCAGAATTCTACAGAGTTCGAGATCTCCCAATGGACATTGTCAATGGTCTCTTAGAACTCAGGAAGGCAAATAGTATTGTTGGATAAATCTACTACTAGTTTTATTTTCatatttaaaatttaataaaatatttagCAGTTTTTTCCTGCATTTGTAAAAATGTTTGCTTTATAAATACTGACATTATTTTCCATTGCAAATTTTACATGATCATCTAGGTTAATAATTTGCTGGAGTACGAATATTATAATTAATTGCAGAAACATACCTGTACATAGTACAATTAGTATGTTTATGGAGAAGTGTTAAACCCATGGGGGTTATACAGTACTTGGGTTATGAAGAATAGGAGGCATTTGGGTCTAATTCAAAGTGGAGTGTAGCTCcaaattccctgaatcaagagcccttcagtggCATTAAGGCACTTTCATTAATAGGACAATTACAGAATAGATGGGAAACAAGGGATGAGACTAATTTATATGCTAAGTGCAGTCATTATGCATCCTccattattattacaatgaaaattaagcactaaacccacaagggtcatacagcactgcaggacaGGATGTGgtaaaggttattattattattattatcaaattattattattattataatcaaaaagaagcgctaagccacaaggactatacagcgctgcagggcaggaaggaagcgagggcatcaggtggcaaaagggagatggatgagcaacaggttacggataacagcggggcagcggatggtgaaagggtaaagggcagcaagagactgaaccagaaagggctgaggggagtgcgaaaagtatcatcagagtttgtggagtaaatcagtcgttgtcaagaagtcaatgagagagtcaggattaaaggagggtccatcagcaagaagggaaggtaaagagagagtaggagaacgaagacgacgttggaggtaaattctgcgtgctcgttgatagagagggcagtctaacagaatgtggctaatcgatactggaacttgacactgctcacagagaggaacagggtgcctctccatgagatacccatgagtaagacgagtgtggccaatgcgaaggcgggagagagtggtctcccaacctcggcactgatgacaagaagatggccagtaacctatgctcggtttaatagaatgaagcttgttaccgagcagagttgaccaacgttgttgccaacgggtgcgaaggtgggtagctattgcagcaaaatagtccagaaatggaacacctcgataggaaattggtaggtcatatactgctgaccgcgcagcagtgtctgcctgttcattgccctgtacgtcgacatgaccagggacccaacaaaaaacaatatctttatgtttggtagagatacggcgtagccaaagttggatacggagaactaggggatgagatgtatcaaattttcgtatagcctgtagagcactaagggagtctgagactactacaaatgatgacacaggcatagatgcgatacgaataagtgctgcaagaatggcatacagttcagcagtaaaaatgctagctaaagatagtaaatgccctcgtacgacgctgtccggaaacactgctgcgaatccgacgccgtctgaagacttagagccatctgtgtacacagcggtggcatgagaatgagagtggaagtgatcaagaaaaagagagcgggaagccaccgtaggcagttgagctttcgagcaagggagtgagaaagaacagacccgaacagctggaacttcccaggggggtagggaaaagtgagatgctacatgaacatataaaggtggtaactgaagggaagacaagagtgaaagtaggcgaagagaaaagggacggagcaaacaggggcggcgaacgaataaagaatgtctactaatatcggtgaccattctataaatggaaggattgtgtagatcgtgagagcgtacatagtaatgaaggcaatgggcatcacggcgatcagacaaggatggaacatttgcttctgtatagaggctctcaacaggggaagagcgaaaagcaccaaggcacaaacgtaagccttggtgatggatagagttaaggctagagagagtagcaggagaggccgcggaataaatctggtcaccataatcgagtttcgataaaacgagggctgaatgtaggcgaagcagagttcgacgatcagctccccaggaaagatgagcaagggttttaagaaggtttagccggctgtgacaagttgccttcagagaggtaatgtgaggtttccaggttaaccgacggtcaaagagaaggcctagaaacctgactgtatcacgttcggggatacgggagccatagagatacaaaggatgatcggagataacagagcgtctagtgaaagtaatttggtgagttttggtacttgaaaatttaaacccatgtgtggtggcccaagtggaaacacggtcgaccgcatgctggagagaaactgcaataaggtgacagtcagcgcctgcacaagcaatagcgaagtcatcaacatagagtgatgaccaaatattgggtggaagaacagaggccaaatcatttatagcaaggagaaaaagtgttgtgcttagaacacatccctgagggacaccttcagcttggacgaagtccggggaaagaacattattgactcgaacacggaaatgtctgtcagttaaaaagttcttaaggaaggatggtagattgcctcggaggcctaaggaatgggcctgggccaaaatattatacctccaagttgtgtcatatgccttctcaaggtcaaaaaatatggcaataactgagtgattattcgcaaaggcattacgaacatacgtatccaagcgtagtaaggggtctatggtagaacgacccttacgaaagccatattgactagcggagagactgttgtgagtctctaaataccacattaaacgtcgatttacgaggcgttccatcactttgcaaactgcacttgtaagagcgatggggcgatagtgggaggcatcatgtcctgtagtacccggtttgcggaaagggagaacaatggcagatttccacagctggggaagaactccttgtgcccaaataagattgaagaggtgtaagaggactacaagggctgaccgatgtaaatgttgtaacatacgaatatgaatgtcatcaggcccagctgccgatgatcggcaagctgagagcgttgcctccagttcttgaagtgtaaaaggcacattatactgttcttctccgagagaagaaaagtccaagggtactaactctctggcagactttgaggaaagaaacgaggggcatagatggagccctcgggaaatacggaccagatgtgtgccaagttcaatggcaacgtcgagagggtttgctatatcaacaccagtgacccgtagaacaggagccgggtcaggagagtatttaccactcaatttcctcacttttttccagactgcactcatagaagaagcagaggtgatggtggaaacatagtctcgccaacaagtgcgtttagcttcacggatgacacggcgagcgatcgcacgcttctgcttaaaatcaacaagtctctcagcggttctattgtaccggtacctgccccatgcagcacgtttcaaacgtactgcacgagcacaagcaggagaccaccaaggcacgcacttctgagaatgcctgcctgaggtttggggtatagaatgagaagctgcggtataaactgatgtcgagaagatgtgtaggagctcatcaatggaggatgaagaaggaacctcactaaaagcagtgaggtgtgagtaaagatcccaatttgcccgatcaaattgccagcgagggctacgggaaggtggtgaataggaaggagaagtaagaatgatcggaaaatgatcgctgtcatgtaagtctggtagaacagaccaggtgaagtctagtgcagtggaggaagagcagactgatagatcgatgcaagagagagtatgagtacgaggatcaaaatgggtgggagtacccgtatttaaaacatggagggggtgagaggcaagaaaagcctccaactgaatgccacgtgagtcacaatgagaccccccccagaggaaatggtgggcattaaaatcaccaagtaacagaagtggtggtggtaaggatgaaacaagaaaggcaaagtctgggatagaaaatgctcgagaaggagagagatataaagaacatattgtaaaccacttattcaagtggatacgggctgcagtgtaatgcagcgaggtatggacaaatagttgacagtacggaatatcattgcgtagaagaagggcactttcattaaaggtcccatctgagaaaggatccgaagaatacaataaattatagcctgagataggttggaaaacagccgagtgtaattttggttcttgtaagcaagcaccaacaggggaaaacctggaaagcaacatctgaagctcaccccgattacccctgaggccgcggatattccactgtaaataggccatgattggcgatgaagaaaatatcaggaatctgtaggtaaaggcacctacggactagaggggttagaaaagtcaacgtgtggtggcattggaagatgttcaagtagcgaaggaacggagcgttgcgaagaatggggttgtgaagatggaggagagggaagagaaggaacaggaagtgaatcagtgtccattgaaggtttagtctctgcaatatattctgaaatggcttcaagtgtttctgaattcaaagatgtatgggaaaccatattggagataggaggaggagggtgagtaaagattgggacagtaatggactgtaccaaagtagagggggagggaaaagtgtaagggactggagatgaagtgtggggggggacagaagaggtagaaacctgggaggtgacagaagagggagaaacttgggaggggacgggggtggaaggcatagtacgaggaggagggtgaatctccacacttgtaatagagccagagagaggggaagaactaggtacagagactggaaaggtaacgtgtggaggtggaagaagggaaggaaggggcaaagaagatttgagcaatgtggattttttggacttctgagtagaggggcgattggtattaggtgtcgtacgaggtcttgtcgatactggggcttgtgaggaaggacgcgaagatgtgagaacagactgagttgtagtcgggacgtcagagccaaggacagcaaaaggattagatgccgtaatggctatgggaggggtaacaacagaggaggctgcagaagatgggaccccagaagtggggggatgtttggaaacacgagaataagaaacacggggtagtctcccttggaggcggagatgagtaactgccatagcataagggagaccttctgcctctttgaggcaacggatttcacgttcatttaagtagacctggcaacggcgggagtacgaagggtgagcttcattacaattaaggcaagatggaggttgactgcaagatgtattagaatggttgtcggcaccacagactgggcattcggccatagatctgcaatatttcgctgggtgaccaaaacgccagcaatttctacattgttgcggtg
Above is a genomic segment from Cherax quadricarinatus isolate ZL_2023a chromosome 42, ASM3850222v1, whole genome shotgun sequence containing:
- the LOC128695593 gene encoding INO80 complex subunit C, which codes for MVTEEVIEEKEEKKAPVFKNPEFQHTAFRSSKKRGWRNLKQIISLERTYTWPHDCVHYSSIDAPPAFTPAKKYSDVSGLPAKYTDPLTKLRFADASEFYRVRDLPMDIVNGLLELRKANSIVG